A region from the Papaver somniferum cultivar HN1 unplaced genomic scaffold, ASM357369v1 unplaced-scaffold_125, whole genome shotgun sequence genome encodes:
- the LOC113331501 gene encoding eukaryotic translation initiation factor 3 subunit G-like, whose translation MGIDTMQRPGSAAQKPPNKVRWGELEEDDGEDLDFLLPPPVVTGPDENGIKKITEYKFNDDGNKVKITTTIRIRKLAKARLTKAAIERRSWPKFGDAVHEDVGARLTMVSTEEILLERPRPPGSKEDTKPLGDISAAPGAVLMVCRTCGKKGDHWTSKCPYKDLAAPPESFSDKPPTADTATSGTSKSGTYIHPGQRDGAKQLGSEMRPRRNEENAVRVTNLSEDTREPDLLELFRTFGAVSRVYVAVDQKTGMSRGFGFVNFVNKEDAERAINKLNGYGYDNLILRVEWATPRAN comes from the exons ATGGGGATAGATACGATGCAAAGACCAGGTTCAGCAGCACAGAAACCACCAAACAAGGTTCGTTGGGGTGAattagaagaagatgatggagaaGATCTTGATTTTCTTTTACCACCACCAGTAGTGACAGGACCAGATGAAAATGGTATTAAGAAAATTACTGAATATAAGTTTAATGATGATGGTAATAAGGTTAAGATTACAACAACAATTCGGATCCGGAAGCTTGCCAAAGCTAGATTAACTAAAGCTGCTATTGAACGTCGTTCCTGGCCTAAGTTTGGTGATGCTGTTCATGAAGATGTTGGTGCCAGACTTACTATGGTTTCTACTGAAGAGATTCTCCTTGAAAGGCCTAGACCTCCAG GTAGCAAAGAAGACACCAAGCCTCTAGGAGATATATCAGCTGCTCCAGGTGCTGTGCTTATGGTGTGCAGGACCTGTGGTAAGAAGGGTGATCACTGGACATCGAAGTGTCCATACAAGGATCTTGCTGCCCCACCTGAGAGTTTCAGTGATAAGCCTCCTACAGCAGATACCGCCACATCTGGCACTTCCAAGTCAGGAACCTACATTCATCCTGGCCAGAGAGACGGGGCAAAACAACTCGGATCAGAGATGAGACCACGAAGAAATGAAGAAAACGCTGTTCGTGTCACAAACCTCTCGGAAGATACTCGTGAGCCTGATTTGCTTGAGCTCTTCCGTACTTTTGGTGCTGTCAGTCGTGTTTATGTGGCTGTAGATCAGAAGACTGGCATGAGCAGAGGATTTGGTTTTGTGAACTTTGTGAACAAGGAAGATGCTGAGAGGGCAATCAATAAACTCAATGGATATGGTTATGACAATCTCATTCTCAGAGTCGAATGGGCGACTCCTAGGGCAAATTAG